Proteins from a genomic interval of Amphiura filiformis chromosome 9, Afil_fr2py, whole genome shotgun sequence:
- the LOC140161141 gene encoding fatty acid hydroxylase domain-containing protein 2-like, whose translation MQKMELESCVGSGPLESCCVGSGPLQKPKQPEPQPTRFSQSMDILKKFAFVVGGAVLIFAAIRNSLTWHLQKFWGASGDFWNRQWVKIHDFSGGDEYVLGIWGSNLILFSTFWLLNSFFLFVDVTGIPSFVLKYKVQDDMNMPVEWPKLKRCLKMVVFNQIVVNFLVGYIIFHIMMWRGCDYGPELPTVQWVLLELVIFLLFEEIGFYYSHRLFHHPRLYKHIHKRHHEWTAPIGITAIYAHPIEYIVANIIPAQIGPMLMGSHIATIWMWYVMVVSSAVVAHCGYHLPFLPSPEAHDFHHLKFTNNYGTLGILDRLHGTDNLFRQSKKYQRHILLLGLTPMSQTFPDEPKKIMKKKED comes from the exons ATGCAGAAAATGGAGCTGGAAAGTTGTGTGGGTTCTGGGCCACTGGAAAGTTGCTGTGTGGGTTCTGGGCCACTACAGAAGCCTAAACAACCAGAACCACAG CCAACTAGATTTAGTCAATCCATGGACATCCTCAAGAAATTTGCATTTGTTGTTGGAGGAGCTGTTCTAATCTTTGCTGCAATTCGTAACTCCTTGACATGGCATCTACAGAAATTTTGGGGTGCCTCTGGAGATTTTTGGAATAGACAGTGGGTGAAGATACATGATTTCTCTGGCGGTGACGAGTATGTGCTTGGAATTTGGG GAAGCAATCTGATACTCTTCTCTACATTTTGGTTGCTCAACTCATTCTTTCTGTTTGTGGATGTAACAGGAATACCATCATTTGTTCTGAAATATAAGGTTCAAGATGACATGAATATGCCA GTAGAATGGCCAAAGTTGAAAAGATGTTTGAAAATGGTGGTCTTCAACCAGATAGTGGTGAATTTTCTTGTAGGTTACATAATATTTCATATCATGATGTGGAGAGGTTGTGATTATGGTCCAGAATTGCCTACTGTGCAATGGGTACTACTGGAGCTGGTGATATTCCTCTTGTTTGAAGAGATTGGTTTCTATTATTCACATCG ATTATTTCATCATCCTCGTCTGTACAAGCACATTCATAAGAGGCACCATGAGTGGACCGCACCCATCGGAATCACCGCCATCTATGCTCACCCAATTGAATATATagttgccaatattataccagcTCAGATAGGTCCAATGCTGATGGGTTCACACATTGCTACCATATGGATGTGGTATGTCATGGTTGTATCTTCAGCAGTTGTAGCACACTGTGGATATCATCTACCATTTTTGCCTTCACCGGAAGCACATGATTTCCACCATCTCAA gTTTACCAATAATTATGGGACTTTAGGAATTCTGGATCGTCTTCATGGAACTGACAACCTATTCCGTCAGAGCAAGAAATACCAGCGCCATATACTGCTACTAGGCCTAACACCAATGTCTCAGACCTTCCCTGATGAACCCAAGAAAATAATGAAGAAAAAAGAGGATTGA